The following coding sequences are from one Novosphingobium sp. KACC 22771 window:
- a CDS encoding acyltransferase family protein, giving the protein MIMATGLPDMRSILRRLSGLPERFERVVRGQNYIPQLDGLRFFAIIPVLLWHASIRGYRSFAQMSGRPSSGEPHWLPHGEIGVDLFFVISGFVIARPFLAKLERCRSLDIGHFYLRRLLRLQPPYLLVLLCCAIVASLGIAQEGRNLTRSMSSLEQTWISFWASAFYVHVLVFGQPSALNPPIWSLETEVQFYLVSPLLIWLYMGLSPKTSRLIVGIWAMALVTAAGAALRSSTGIYAPWSFTLATHLAPFMLGCLLADVRPLRHHPRKPAKLMGDDGFLLGLSLLVASGYWEMADKFLPILLRDTVRLAACALIVEGALNGTWVAQMAGSRWIALIGSACYSIYLVHVPLMVTVWLVIGNVLHPPAYLIMPLAMTLLPFLGIAGGLVFFAAVERPFMDSHWPSRLIGAFTAPFQRSENSR; this is encoded by the coding sequence ATGATCATGGCAACCGGTTTGCCCGACATGCGTAGCATCTTGCGCCGATTAAGCGGCCTGCCAGAGCGATTTGAACGTGTTGTCCGCGGGCAAAATTATATCCCGCAATTGGATGGATTGCGCTTCTTTGCGATCATCCCGGTTTTATTGTGGCACGCCTCGATCCGCGGTTATCGCAGCTTTGCGCAAATGTCAGGCAGGCCTAGCTCGGGCGAGCCGCATTGGTTGCCCCATGGAGAAATCGGGGTCGACCTGTTTTTCGTTATCAGCGGTTTCGTCATTGCCCGTCCATTTCTGGCCAAACTTGAACGGTGCCGCAGCCTTGATATCGGCCATTTCTATCTGCGCCGTTTGCTGAGACTTCAACCACCCTATTTGCTGGTGCTGCTCTGCTGTGCGATTGTGGCCTCGCTCGGCATCGCTCAGGAGGGGCGCAATCTTACGCGCAGCATGAGCAGTCTTGAGCAGACTTGGATCAGCTTTTGGGCCAGTGCGTTTTATGTCCATGTGCTGGTGTTTGGTCAGCCATCCGCGCTCAATCCGCCCATATGGTCGCTGGAGACAGAGGTTCAATTTTATCTGGTCAGCCCGCTTTTGATATGGCTTTACATGGGGTTAAGCCCAAAAACGTCGCGCCTGATCGTGGGCATCTGGGCCATGGCGCTGGTAACGGCTGCAGGCGCGGCCTTGCGTTCATCGACGGGCATATATGCGCCCTGGTCTTTCACACTGGCAACGCATCTGGCCCCATTCATGTTGGGCTGTCTGTTGGCGGACGTGCGTCCCTTGCGGCATCATCCGCGTAAACCGGCTAAGCTCATGGGTGACGACGGCTTTCTGCTTGGTCTGTCCCTGTTGGTTGCCAGCGGATATTGGGAAATGGCAGATAAATTTCTGCCTATTCTACTGCGCGATACGGTGCGATTGGCGGCTTGTGCGCTGATTGTCGAAGGCGCCCTCAACGGTACCTGGGTCGCCCAGATGGCCGGTTCCCGATGGATCGCCCTGATCGGCAGCGCCTGTTATTCGATCTATCTGGTGCATGTGCCGCTGATGGTGACGGTATGGCTTGTCATCGGCAATGTACTGCATCCGCCAGCGTATCTGATCATGCCTCTGGCCATGACTTTGCTGCCTTTCCTTGGAATTGCCGGGGGACTGGTATTTTTTGCGGCGGTCGAACGTCCGTTCATGGACTCTCATTGGCCATCTCGATTGATTGGCGCTTTTACCGCGCCTTTCCAACGCTCAGAGAATTCGCGATGA
- a CDS encoding oligosaccharide flippase family protein: MSGSAGYGKVHTAISAINAGLAVLAPLGMFVYFSHHLTPAVMGVMAFCLAWIEVLKALCPNGLYEALLVDREADRARDAAAGGVLMACALGAFGIYLGVVLFALPRMGAAAAGLGLAAMIVGGKLAFDTLAQHPTALLARRQAYGAMASRGLMSNVGGIIIGLALSGRVGPVWGMVGYYLGQSMLNWLAVIIAGGGAAVSLRWRQAAPLMPVAWMSSQVRAIGTLNNFFDQVLIGAFLTPATLAMYNLGKRVDMAQIAASQAFVATLYQPRFAAHSGDGLRDDFRKALVMMSFLFGVPSAVLLLHADTVVSLVFGAQWMPAVPVVQAMAIGGYSRVIANVQGAYFSTHGHNRLLRNRTLISTAMTIALVALARWIGMAEVAWAITAKNIAVCLWSAGLTRHLSSLRDFGLIVVGLPLAGLIGAMMVAALGGSLAHAYGWPGTVALWAVSGGVALLVAGLVHQLAVAEQWRKWRRPALRT, translated from the coding sequence ATGTCTGGCTCGGCCGGTTATGGCAAAGTGCATACGGCAATTTCGGCGATCAACGCAGGGCTGGCGGTGCTGGCTCCGCTGGGCATGTTCGTCTATTTCAGCCACCATCTGACCCCCGCGGTGATGGGCGTCATGGCGTTCTGCCTCGCCTGGATCGAGGTGCTCAAGGCGCTTTGCCCCAATGGATTGTATGAGGCGCTGTTGGTGGACCGCGAGGCCGACCGGGCGCGCGATGCGGCGGCGGGCGGGGTGTTGATGGCCTGCGCGCTGGGGGCTTTCGGGATCTATCTTGGCGTGGTGCTTTTCGCGCTGCCCCGCATGGGCGCGGCGGCGGCGGGCCTCGGGCTGGCCGCGATGATCGTGGGGGGCAAGCTGGCGTTTGACACGCTGGCCCAGCATCCCACCGCGCTGCTGGCGCGGCGGCAGGCCTATGGCGCAATGGCCTCGCGCGGGCTGATGAGCAATGTGGGCGGGATCATCATCGGTCTGGCCTTGTCGGGCCGGGTCGGGCCGGTATGGGGGATGGTGGGCTATTATCTGGGCCAATCCATGCTTAATTGGCTGGCGGTGATTATCGCCGGGGGCGGGGCGGCGGTCTCGCTGCGCTGGCGTCAGGCCGCACCGCTGATGCCGGTGGCCTGGATGTCCAGCCAGGTGCGCGCCATCGGCACGCTGAACAATTTCTTCGATCAGGTGCTGATCGGCGCCTTTCTGACGCCCGCCACGCTGGCCATGTATAATCTGGGCAAGCGGGTGGACATGGCTCAGATCGCCGCCTCACAGGCCTTTGTCGCCACGCTGTATCAGCCGCGATTTGCCGCACATAGCGGAGACGGGCTGCGCGATGATTTTCGCAAGGCGCTGGTGATGATGAGTTTTCTGTTCGGCGTGCCTTCGGCGGTGCTGCTGCTGCATGCTGATACGGTGGTGTCGCTGGTGTTTGGCGCGCAATGGATGCCTGCTGTGCCCGTGGTGCAGGCCATGGCAATCGGCGGCTATTCGCGGGTGATCGCCAATGTGCAGGGGGCCTATTTCTCGACCCATGGGCATAATCGCCTGCTGCGCAACCGCACGCTGATTTCCACCGCCATGACCATCGCGCTGGTCGCGCTGGCGCGGTGGATCGGCATGGCCGAGGTGGCTTGGGCGATCACGGCCAAGAACATCGCGGTCTGCCTATGGTCGGCGGGGCTGACGCGGCATCTCTCGTCTTTGCGCGATTTTGGCTTGATCGTTGTTGGCCTGCCGCTGGCGGGGCTGATCGGGGCGATGATGGTGGCCGCGCTGGGCGGATCGTTGGCTCATGCCTATGGCTGGCCGGGGACGGTGGCGCTCTGGGCGGTGTCGGGGGGCGTGGCGCTGTTGGTTGCCGGGTTGGTTCACCAATTGGCCGTGGCCGAGCAATGGCGCAAATGGCGCCGCCCGGCCCTACGCACCTGA
- a CDS encoding acyltransferase family protein, which produces MTLSARRDDIDGLRCVAILSVLLFHFGFSFIPGGYTGVDVFFVISGYVITKSIHQDIARDQFSIGNFYFKRFRRITPAFVAALLLTSVACYFLLLPDDLIDFGKSAAAASGFASNFYFWKTSGYFASAAQTKPLLHTWSLSVEEQFYIFSPLLIYALSRIAARKALWALALIMLASFAVSVAAVFLAPTLGFFGLPSRAWELLIGVWLATFDPRSQPSRAARQALGLAGAGLIAAGMLLLREDDPFPGWYALLPCVGAALCIAAGTNLRRREDQSLVGRALSRRPVVWIGWISYSVYLVHWPIAALFQYRMLRAPTPVEGLAMAGFSIVLGALFWRFIEQPTRHIAPHHMRRVLAGGVGASLTGVALGLLPVMGHGFAWRYPEWRQQKIAGLEDWGGAQCFHQDPTTPIDWDAAKCTRIHGEKGRILLWGDSFAAQYTPGILRDGLHINSDVLQYTFAGCPPLLTYNSLARTGCRASNQRVPELIRQQHIDTVVMAAKWTDVPQHTLHEMPATIDVLRRAGVRVVVIGQSPEFAMDVQRIDYLSGQSAQKDRSEWLTSVDADFNARMMKLAKGATFIDPMSAFCNGRSCQYKSGSTYYFVDYGHFSREGSLRAVESYFSSVVRADGVRL; this is translated from the coding sequence ATGACACTGTCGGCCAGGCGCGATGATATTGATGGCCTGCGTTGCGTAGCGATCCTTTCGGTGCTGCTGTTCCATTTCGGGTTCAGCTTTATTCCCGGCGGCTACACCGGGGTCGATGTGTTCTTTGTGATCTCGGGCTATGTGATTACCAAGAGCATCCATCAGGATATTGCCCGCGATCAGTTCAGCATCGGCAATTTCTACTTCAAGCGCTTTCGCCGCATCACGCCGGCCTTTGTGGCTGCGCTCCTGCTGACCAGTGTGGCGTGCTATTTCCTGCTGCTGCCCGATGATCTGATCGATTTTGGCAAATCGGCGGCGGCGGCCAGCGGTTTTGCCTCGAATTTCTATTTCTGGAAAACATCGGGCTATTTTGCCAGCGCGGCGCAGACCAAGCCGCTGCTGCACACCTGGTCGCTGTCGGTGGAGGAACAGTTCTATATCTTCTCGCCGTTGCTGATTTACGCGCTGTCGCGGATTGCGGCGCGCAAGGCGCTGTGGGCGCTGGCGCTGATCATGCTGGCGAGTTTTGCGGTCAGTGTCGCGGCCGTTTTTCTCGCGCCGACGCTGGGCTTTTTCGGTCTGCCCTCGCGCGCTTGGGAACTGCTGATCGGCGTCTGGCTGGCCACTTTCGATCCGCGCTCGCAGCCTTCACGGGCCGCGCGTCAGGCGCTGGGCCTGGCCGGGGCGGGGCTAATTGCGGCGGGCATGCTGCTGCTGCGCGAGGATGATCCGTTTCCGGGCTGGTATGCGCTGCTGCCCTGCGTTGGCGCGGCGCTGTGCATTGCGGCGGGCACCAATCTGCGCCGCCGCGAGGACCAGAGCCTCGTCGGGCGCGCCCTGTCGCGGCGGCCCGTGGTGTGGATCGGCTGGATTTCCTATTCGGTCTATCTGGTCCACTGGCCAATCGCTGCGCTGTTTCAATATCGGATGCTGCGGGCGCCAACGCCGGTCGAAGGGCTGGCCATGGCGGGCTTCAGCATCGTGCTGGGCGCGCTGTTCTGGCGGTTTATCGAACAGCCGACCCGCCATATCGCCCCCCACCATATGCGCCGGGTGCTGGCGGGCGGCGTCGGCGCCAGCCTTACCGGGGTGGCGCTGGGCCTGCTGCCGGTGATGGGTCATGGCTTTGCATGGCGCTATCCCGAATGGCGCCAGCAGAAGATCGCCGGGCTGGAGGATTGGGGCGGCGCGCAATGTTTCCATCAGGACCCCACCACGCCCATCGATTGGGACGCGGCCAAATGCACCCGCATCCACGGCGAAAAGGGCCGCATCCTGCTGTGGGGCGATTCCTTTGCCGCGCAATATACGCCGGGCATCCTGCGCGATGGGCTGCATATCAATTCCGATGTGCTGCAATATACGTTTGCCGGTTGTCCGCCGCTGCTGACCTATAATTCGCTGGCCCGCACGGGATGCCGGGCCTCGAACCAGCGTGTGCCGGAATTGATCCGTCAGCAGCATATCGACACCGTGGTCATGGCCGCAAAATGGACCGATGTGCCCCAGCATACGCTGCATGAAATGCCCGCAACGATTGACGTGCTGCGCCGCGCCGGGGTGCGCGTGGTCGTCATCGGCCAATCGCCAGAATTCGCGATGGATGTGCAGCGCATCGACTATCTTTCAGGCCAAAGCGCCCAGAAGGACAGAAGCGAATGGCTCACCTCCGTCGATGCCGATTTTAACGCCAGGATGATGAAGCTGGCCAAGGGGGCGACCTTTATCGACCCGATGAGCGCCTTTTGTAATGGCCGGTCTTGTCAGTACAAATCGGGCTCGACCTATTATTTCGTCGACTACGGGCACTTCTCGCGCGAGGGCAGCCTGCGCGCCGTCGAGAGCTACTTCTCCTCGGTGGTACGCGCCGATGGCGTGCGATTGTAA
- a CDS encoding polysaccharide biosynthesis/export family protein, translating to MRSKPARRHYLGLALAVALSFPIGMTQGAAQTAPRISAANVVAANASVPGDYRFGPGDRLRITVYGETALTGEYAITSGGLISFPLIGDVEAGNRTRGEIQATIHDRLAAGYLNDPRVAVEVVDFRNFYVLGEVNKPGEYPYRPNISLEQAVATAGGFTYRASHKKILVRHNNEDSYHPVPDDRSNPLMLLPGDTVKVGERFF from the coding sequence ATGCGCTCAAAACCAGCCCGCCGGCACTACCTTGGCCTGGCTCTTGCCGTTGCCCTGTCCTTTCCCATCGGGATGACGCAGGGCGCAGCCCAAACCGCACCGCGCATCAGCGCCGCCAATGTTGTCGCGGCCAACGCGTCCGTGCCCGGCGACTATCGCTTTGGTCCGGGCGATCGGCTGCGCATCACCGTTTACGGCGAAACGGCATTGACCGGGGAATATGCGATTACCAGCGGCGGCCTCATCTCCTTTCCGCTGATCGGCGATGTGGAGGCGGGCAATCGCACCCGCGGCGAAATTCAGGCCACGATCCACGACCGACTGGCCGCGGGATATCTCAATGATCCGCGCGTGGCGGTCGAGGTGGTCGATTTCCGCAATTTCTATGTTCTGGGCGAAGTGAACAAGCCGGGCGAATATCCCTATCGCCCCAATATCTCGCTGGAACAGGCGGTGGCCACCGCAGGCGGCTTTACCTATCGCGCCAGCCACAAGAAAATTCTGGTGCGCCACAATAATGAGGACAGCTATCACCCGGTGCCCGATGATCGGTCGAACCCGCTGATGCTGCTGCCGGGCGACACGGTGAAGGTGGGCGAACGCTTCTTCTGA
- a CDS encoding molybdopterin-dependent oxidoreductase, with amino-acid sequence MISRRGLIAGGGLLLSGCDRIVRQPTVAGWVEDAAGLHRPAQRLLLGRDTLAREFRESEMSPTFRSNGNTQGDAAWAAHAAEGFARWSLRVDGLVKRPLDLPLTALKAMTQRRQITRHDCVEGWSAIGQWQGPQLGQVLAMAGLLPTARFVVFHCADKTGEDPYYESIDLVDAFHPQTILAWAMNGRALPLEHGAPVRLRVERQLGYKQAKYVMRVEVRDTLAGLYGGKGGYWEDVAGYQWYGGI; translated from the coding sequence ATGATTTCCAGACGGGGCCTGATCGCGGGCGGTGGCCTGCTGCTCTCGGGTTGCGACCGGATTGTGCGCCAGCCCACGGTGGCGGGCTGGGTCGAGGATGCGGCGGGGCTGCACCGGCCCGCGCAGCGCCTGCTGCTGGGCCGCGATACCTTGGCGCGTGAGTTCCGCGAATCGGAGATGTCGCCCACCTTCCGCTCAAACGGCAACACGCAGGGCGACGCAGCATGGGCGGCCCATGCGGCCGAGGGCTTTGCGCGCTGGTCGCTGCGCGTGGACGGGCTGGTCAAACGCCCGCTCGACCTGCCGCTGACCGCGCTCAAGGCCATGACCCAGCGCCGCCAGATCACCCGCCACGATTGCGTCGAAGGCTGGTCCGCCATTGGCCAGTGGCAGGGGCCGCAGTTGGGGCAGGTTTTGGCCATGGCGGGGTTGCTGCCAACGGCGCGATTCGTGGTGTTCCACTGCGCCGACAAGACCGGCGAGGATCCGTATTACGAGAGCATCGACCTTGTCGACGCCTTTCACCCCCAGACGATCCTCGCATGGGCGATGAACGGGCGCGCATTGCCGCTGGAGCATGGCGCGCCGGTCCGCCTGCGTGTGGAGCGGCAGTTGGGATACAAGCAGGCGAAATATGTGATGCGGGTGGAAGTGCGCGATACGCTTGCCGGGCTTTATGGCGGCAAGGGCGGGTATTGGGAGGATGTGGCCGGGTATCAGTGGTATGGGGGGATTTGA
- a CDS encoding glycoside hydrolase family 16 protein, with amino-acid sequence MTFQATKFLRMGLAGLAAAASGALLSIQAGWAGAKEVLVTTVAPAANPIPAASLPFPVRLTFHDEFDGFSFFDEHSQSGRWRTQFGYGGPTMVESRALAGNGERQAYVDRDFHGVGGERFTVDPFRIANGALEITADRASPAVKKAIWGQDYTSGMIATRFSFAQRYGYFEMRAAMPVGKGFWPAFWLLPMDKSWPPEIDIVEAIGGDHLFFTPHCPGEHSKAAGDMKLSNPGAFHTYGLLWTAEKLRWYVDGHPVAEAAACPAMRRPMYVLVNFAVGGKWPGNPDSSTPFPARMKLDYIRVWQSPDELARD; translated from the coding sequence ATGACATTTCAAGCCACCAAATTTCTGCGAATGGGGCTGGCTGGGCTCGCTGCTGCTGCTTCGGGGGCGCTGTTGTCTATTCAGGCGGGCTGGGCCGGCGCAAAGGAAGTCCTTGTCACGACCGTCGCGCCGGCTGCAAACCCCATACCCGCCGCCAGCCTGCCCTTTCCGGTGCGGCTGACCTTTCACGACGAATTCGACGGCTTTTCGTTTTTTGACGAACACAGCCAGAGCGGGCGCTGGCGGACCCAGTTCGGATATGGCGGCCCCACCATGGTCGAAAGCCGGGCCTTGGCCGGCAATGGTGAGCGTCAGGCCTATGTCGATCGCGATTTTCATGGCGTGGGCGGTGAAAGGTTCACCGTCGATCCGTTTCGCATCGCCAATGGCGCGCTGGAAATCACCGCCGATCGCGCATCGCCAGCGGTGAAAAAGGCGATCTGGGGGCAGGATTACACCTCCGGCATGATCGCCACGCGCTTCAGCTTTGCCCAGCGCTACGGCTATTTCGAAATGCGCGCCGCCATGCCGGTGGGCAAAGGCTTCTGGCCCGCCTTCTGGCTGCTGCCCATGGACAAGAGCTGGCCGCCGGAAATCGACATTGTCGAGGCCATCGGGGGCGATCATTTGTTTTTCACCCCCCATTGCCCGGGCGAACACAGCAAGGCGGCGGGCGACATGAAGCTGAGCAATCCCGGCGCCTTTCATACCTACGGCTTGCTGTGGACGGCGGAGAAATTGCGCTGGTATGTCGATGGGCATCCCGTGGCCGAGGCTGCGGCATGTCCGGCGATGCGGCGGCCGATGTATGTGCTGGTCAATTTTGCCGTGGGGGGCAAATGGCCCGGCAATCCCGATTCGAGCACGCCCTTTCCCGCGCGCATGAAGCTCGATTACATCCGCGTCTGGCAATCGCCGGATGAACTTGCGCGCGATTGA
- a CDS encoding glycosyltransferase family 2 protein yields MPAPLEVTVAICTLRRPQIGDALRSLVRQTMFEQGPERARMRVCVIDNDQDDRRRAEIMAMGADLALDLDYVHAPRFNISLARNAALDACTTRWLAFMDDDEIALPDWLANLVAGRDGHQAVFGVARAIYPDSGVPRWIAGEDFHSNTIDQQDPPWKGYTCNVLIDMDFARAHGLRFKEEMGQIGGEDTLFFRDMYKAGGKLAYAPGAIVEEPTPLSRMTLGWLIKRRFRSGQVHFIVLRQEGNSVKGSALAVAKAGLFLLLATLNLPRPPKAARHALRAALHMGVFASALGFAPYREYSAPA; encoded by the coding sequence ATGCCGGCGCCCCTTGAGGTGACGGTTGCCATATGCACGCTGCGCCGCCCCCAGATCGGGGATGCGCTGCGCTCCCTCGTCCGGCAGACTATGTTCGAACAGGGGCCCGAACGGGCGCGGATGCGGGTTTGCGTCATCGACAACGATCAGGATGATCGGCGCCGCGCCGAGATTATGGCCATGGGCGCCGATCTGGCGCTGGATCTGGATTATGTCCACGCGCCCCGGTTCAACATCTCGCTGGCGCGCAATGCTGCGCTGGATGCCTGCACCACGCGCTGGTTGGCCTTTATGGACGATGATGAAATCGCCCTGCCCGACTGGCTGGCCAATCTGGTGGCCGGGCGCGATGGCCATCAGGCGGTGTTTGGCGTTGCCCGCGCCATCTATCCAGACAGCGGCGTGCCACGCTGGATCGCGGGCGAGGATTTTCATTCCAATACCATCGACCAGCAGGACCCGCCGTGGAAGGGCTATACGTGCAACGTCCTGATCGACATGGATTTCGCGCGCGCGCATGGCCTGCGTTTCAAGGAAGAGATGGGCCAGATCGGCGGCGAGGACACGCTGTTCTTCCGCGATATGTATAAGGCGGGCGGCAAGCTGGCCTATGCCCCCGGCGCCATTGTCGAGGAGCCTACCCCGCTCTCACGCATGACCTTGGGCTGGCTGATCAAGCGGCGGTTCCGCAGCGGACAGGTGCATTTCATCGTACTGCGTCAGGAGGGGAACTCGGTAAAGGGCTCGGCGCTGGCCGTGGCCAAGGCCGGGCTGTTCCTGCTGCTGGCCACGCTCAACCTGCCCCGCCCGCCCAAGGCGGCCAGGCATGCGTTGCGCGCGGCGCTGCATATGGGGGTGTTTGCCTCGGCGCTGGGCTTTGCCCCCTATCGCGAATATTCAGCCCCGGCGTGA
- a CDS encoding cytochrome b/b6 domain-containing protein, which yields MDEDKDFTPFKGRILREDSHAPRAPVRRHRLSTRLWHWINLLVLIVMAMSGLMIFNAHPRLYWGAYGANDDPAWLEFGAWTDDAGANHGGITLLGHTVETTGVFGLSRGGDGAELALAFPGWMTLPSTYDLAMARSWHLAFAWGLALGLAAYLLWSLINGHIRRDLHITRAEWSPRSIARDVVDHLRFRFHDGGYGVLQKLAYAGVLFGLLPLMIASGLALSPGMDAAAPWLLDVLGGRQSARSLHFLGLCAIVLFVVVHLAMVLASGPINQMRGMITGQKREGGRP from the coding sequence ATGGATGAGGACAAGGATTTCACTCCCTTCAAGGGCCGTATCCTGCGCGAGGACAGCCATGCGCCGCGCGCGCCGGTGCGCCGCCATCGGCTCTCCACGCGATTGTGGCATTGGATCAACCTTTTGGTCCTGATCGTGATGGCGATGAGCGGGCTGATGATCTTCAATGCCCATCCGCGACTCTATTGGGGGGCCTATGGCGCCAATGACGATCCGGCATGGCTGGAATTTGGCGCATGGACCGATGATGCCGGGGCCAATCATGGCGGTATCACCCTGCTGGGCCATACGGTGGAGACGACGGGCGTTTTTGGCCTGTCGCGCGGGGGCGATGGGGCCGAACTGGCGCTGGCCTTTCCCGGATGGATGACGCTGCCCTCGACCTATGATCTGGCCATGGCGCGCAGTTGGCATCTGGCCTTTGCATGGGGACTGGCGCTGGGGCTGGCGGCCTATCTGCTGTGGTCGCTGATAAATGGGCATATCCGGCGCGATCTGCACATCACGCGGGCGGAATGGTCGCCGCGCTCGATTGCGCGCGATGTGGTGGATCATCTGCGCTTTCGCTTTCATGATGGCGGCTATGGCGTGCTGCAGAAGCTGGCCTATGCCGGGGTGCTGTTTGGCCTGTTGCCGCTGATGATTGCTTCGGGTCTGGCGCTCTCGCCGGGGATGGATGCGGCGGCGCCTTGGCTGCTGGACGTGCTGGGCGGGCGGCAATCGGCGCGGTCGCTGCATTTTCTGGGGCTTTGCGCGATTGTGCTGTTCGTGGTGGTGCATCTGGCGATGGTGCTGGCATCCGGGCCGATCAACCAAATGCGCGGCATGATTACCGGCCAAAAGCGCGAAGGAGGCAGGCCATGA
- a CDS encoding sugar transferase has product MVAMPAQSIASTRSRVAKSEDRPVNGQAFFKYGDYSLDDECDDADESAKGFDWFRVLDIVLSLAALIVFAPLLLVVGLAVKLTSEGPAIFRHRRIGRDGREFYCCKFRTMVCDADKRLAALLRDNPAARAEWERDHKLRNDPRITPIGAFLRKTSLDELPQIFNVLMGTMSWVGPRPIVAGEVVRYGRRFNAYCKVRPGITGLWQVSGRNDTSYRRRVAMDVLYVRTRSPLLYSAIIVRTIPAVLRQHGSY; this is encoded by the coding sequence ATGGTTGCAATGCCTGCGCAATCCATCGCTTCGACGCGATCGCGTGTCGCTAAGTCCGAAGATCGCCCGGTCAATGGCCAGGCTTTCTTCAAATATGGTGACTATTCTTTGGATGATGAATGCGATGATGCCGACGAATCCGCAAAAGGATTCGATTGGTTCCGCGTTCTTGATATCGTTTTGTCACTGGCCGCCCTGATCGTCTTTGCGCCGCTGCTGCTGGTGGTTGGCCTTGCGGTCAAATTGACCAGTGAAGGCCCCGCGATCTTTCGCCACCGCCGCATCGGGCGCGATGGGCGCGAGTTCTACTGCTGCAAATTCCGCACGATGGTTTGCGATGCCGATAAACGGCTGGCCGCGCTGCTGCGCGACAATCCGGCGGCACGGGCGGAATGGGAGCGCGACCACAAATTGCGCAATGATCCGCGCATCACGCCGATCGGCGCCTTTCTGCGCAAGACCAGCCTTGATGAATTGCCCCAGATCTTCAACGTCCTGATGGGCACGATGAGCTGGGTCGGGCCGCGCCCGATCGTGGCAGGCGAGGTTGTGCGCTATGGCCGCCGGTTCAACGCCTATTGCAAGGTGCGCCCCGGCATCACCGGCCTGTGGCAGGTTTCGGGCCGTAATGACACATCCTATCGCCGCCGCGTGGCCATGGATGTGCTGTATGTCCGCACCCGCAGCCCGCTGCTCTACAGCGCGATCATTGTCCGCACCATTCCGGCGGTGCTGCGCCAACATGGGTCTTATTGA